One window of the Zea mays cultivar B73 chromosome 3, Zm-B73-REFERENCE-NAM-5.0, whole genome shotgun sequence genome contains the following:
- the LOC100277229 gene encoding uncharacterized protein LOC100277229 precursor has product MGVAAGRAAAMVAAAAAAAAVLLLLAGGAHADCYDDCFKDCMARFKSMRDYCSYACEKVCDPDATLQRPLAVVGPAAALADHHPLDKKHGAVWPAALPDHPFHETHGDVEPAGEPDPARHVVRPARVPVLP; this is encoded by the coding sequence ATGGGGGTGGCCGCTGGACGAGCGGCGGCCATGgtggctgcggcggcggcggcggcggcggtgctgCTGCTGCTCGCGGGCGGCGCGCACGCGGACTGCTACGACGACTGCTTCAAGGACTGCATGGCCAGGTTCAAGTCCATGAGAGACTACTGCAGCTACGCGTGCGAGAAGGTCTGCGATCCGGACGCCACGCTCCAGCGCCCCCTCGCCGTTGTGGGGCCAGCAGCAGCGTTGGCCGACCACCACCCGTTGGACAAGAAGCATGGTGCTGTCTGGCCGGCGGCGTTGCCCGACCATCCTTTCCACGAGACGCACGGCGACGTCGAGCCGGCAGGGGAGCCGGACCCAGCTAGGCACGTCGTCCGTCCGGCACGTGTCCCCGTCCTCCCCTGA
- the LOC109944958 gene encoding ankyrin repeat-containing protein At2g01680 has protein sequence MFAVGVNSSAKDLIETIKRPDAIAAGYIGQFVKLVTVDDPFITTDYMVCPSICCFGRINGLVARVPSRNVGKIDEASELRRTVSDIKHNVQTQLSENAKTNKRVTGIRKELQKLHREAIQNTINSVTMVATLIASIAFVVIFNLPGQYFQDVNSGGDIDCE, from the exons ATGTTTGCTGTTGGTGTAAACTCAAGCGCCAAGGATTTGATTGAAACAATAAAAAGGCCAGATGCTATTGCTGCGGGCTATATCGGACAGTTTGTCAAGCTCGTCACCGTCGACGACCCTTTCATCACCACGGACTACATGGTATGCCCCTCGATCTGCT GTTTCGGGAGGATCAACGGGCTCGTGGCCAGGGTCCCCTCCAGAAATGTGGGGAAAATTGATGAGGCATCAGAACTGAGGAGAACTGTGAGTGATATCAAGCACAATGTTCAGACACAGCTTAGCGAGAATGCTAAGACCAATAAACGAGTGACTGGGATTCGCAAAGAATTGCAGAAACTGCATAGAGAAGCTATTCAGAACACCATCAATTCAGTCACCATGGTAGCAACCCTGATTGCCTCCATTGCCTTCGTTGTCATATTCAATTTGCCAGGTCAATACTTCCAAGATGTGAATAGTGGGGGAGACATTG ATTGTGAGTGA